From a region of the Osmia lignaria lignaria isolate PbOS001 chromosome 10, iyOsmLign1, whole genome shotgun sequence genome:
- the LOC143305750 gene encoding LOW QUALITY PROTEIN: uncharacterized protein LOC143305750 (The sequence of the model RefSeq protein was modified relative to this genomic sequence to represent the inferred CDS: deleted 1 base in 1 codon): MSHGGYNGTCCPPWKPLRPEWLWLDHSRETEGSWHVKPGLPHARSQDKSITTEHQRNCPMTWKKGGKSTQPLESWVCPISCASSCRLLQMQKSTSTKGAS, encoded by the exons ATGAGCCACGGCGGATATAATGGGACGTGCTGCCCACCGTGGAAGCCACTCCGCCCAGAGTGGCTCTGGCTCGATCATTCGAGAGAAACCGAAGGGT CTTGGCACGTTAAGCCAGGACTTCCCCATGCGCGAAGTCAGGATAAATCGATTACAACCGAACATCAACGAAACTGTCCCATGACCTGGAAA AAGGGTGGGAAAAGTACGCAACCCCTAGAATCATGGGTATGCCCCATCAGCTGTGCCTCCAGCTGTAGGCTACTTCAAATGCAAAAAAGCACCTCGACCAAGGGGGCGAGTTGA